From the genome of Bacteroidales bacterium:
TGTAAATGTAAATAAGAATAAGTATAATAGGAGCAATTGAAATGGCTAATAATGTCATTTTTTATTTTTATTAATATTTACACTGTGATTTTACTTGCAGTTTTTATGAAATACTAATTTTTAAGTGGTTTATTTATAATTTTCTTTGTAGAATTTCATATACTTTTCAATAATAGGCAGTTTTTTTAATTTTTGCAAATTTGTTTGAGAGATAATAAAATGTTCATAATCAGAAAACGGAATGTCATTGTATTTGCCTTCTGCAATAAGTTTGTTTTTGTATTCGGAAGCCGCAAGCTCATTTTTAAAAGGCTTAATAATTATTGCTTTGTTATTTTCACCTAAGTTTTCAAGTATTATTTTAAACTTGCCTTTCGGAAATGTTACGGCATTAAATGTTGTTAAAAGATACTTGATTTTATCGGCAGTTTTACTGTTTTCGGTAACTACCGTATAAAAATATGTGCTGTCTTGCCCTTTCAAATAATAGTCAGGATCATATTTACCGCTTGCTATAAGGTCTAATACTGCTTGTGCATTAGGAGTAATTTCATCTTTTGGATGTTTTTTTACAAGTTTTTCCAAAATAGATTTCATATCAGAATAATTCCCCAAGTTTCCTTTCGACATGCCTTTAATATACAGAAGTTTTGCAGATAAATGATTATTGTCTGAAACATTGAATGCTTCTTCTGTTTTTGAAATTGCTTCATTATATTTTTTAGATTTATATGCATTATACGCATCAGAATATAAGTCATCAATTTTCTTTTTGTTTTCTTTCAGTTTGTTTAAATAATTAGGGTCGGAAAGAATTTTAGCATACTTGCTGTAAGGAAATTCATTCAGAATTTTATTTCTGTATTTTTCAGCCTCAGTTTTGTTTTTTGTTTTAGTAAAATTTAGTAAATATAAGTTAAAATATGATTCAATAATTAAATCATTCTCAGGAAATCTTTTATTTAAAGTTTTATATGATTTTTCTGCTTCAGGATAATCTTCCATTTTTCGTTCATAAACAACACCTGCATCAAAATATGCTTTTGCAATTCGTTCGTTAGATAATGCAATGAGAGAATCTGTCAAAGGTAAATCTTGCAAATAATATTCAACTTTTTTATTGTCGGTTACACGTCCGGAGTCAACTTTTGCTGTTTCCTCTTCCTCATCATTTTCCGAAATAACTTGTTTGTTTTTTCTTCTCCAATGGTCTTCAAGCTTGCGTTTACCCCAAATTTTTTGGAATTCTGATTTTCCGATGCTTATTGCTTGCGGGTTATAAAAATACCATTTTCCTTTGGCTTGGTTTTGATTATAATCGCCTCTGTTAAATTGATCATACATTCTGTTATTTCCGCTATTCAGAGCTGATTTTTCGTCAGCAATAAGTTTTTTTATAATTCTTTCAATATAAGCAATTCTTTTTGCAGAATCCATTGTTGCAATTCTTTGAATACTGTCTTCGTAGTTAATAAGTTTTAAATTATCTGTAAGGTCTTTTAGGTTATTTGCTTTTTTTGAGATTAAGTCATAGTCGGGGTATTTTTTATTCAGAACACTCATTGTGCTGTCATAATATTCCCCTGCGGGAAGATAAAATCTTTTATCAAAATAAATATCTGCTAATGCGAGATATGAGAGGGCTTTTTGATTATTATTTGAAACGCTTTTTGCAACAGATTTTTTATAATAATTAATTGCTTGTTCCTTGTTGTTTTCTTTGTATTCGATTCCGGCTAAAACATAATAAATTTGGTCTTGAAAATCAATGTTTTTTTCATCTTTTAACATTTTTGTCAAAATTTTTCTGATTTTTTCAGAGCCTTCAGAACTGTTAATAAAAGATTTTGCCATATTAATTTTAGCACTGAATACCATTTCGTAGGGCGGGTTCATTTTAATAACTTCTTCAAACAATTTAATTGCCTTATCTCCCTTATTTATTTTTTGATAAATTTGTGCGGTTAAATATGTAATTCTTGCTTTTTTCTTTTTTCTTTTAATTTGCTTTGCCAAATATTTAAGTTTTTCTAATGCTTTGTCATATTTTTTCTGTTTAATAAATATGTCTGCATAAGCCATATCAATATCAAAATTTAAATCTTTCGGGTGTGTATTATCTTCAATTATCAGTTTTAAATAATTACCGGCTTCATTAAAATTGCTCTGTGCACTGTGTGAACGAGCAATCCAATACATTGCATAAAATCTTATTTCTTCTTTTCTGAATTTATTTAATATTACGTGAAGCGACCTTAAGCTGCCTATGTAATCTCCTTTGTAGTAATGTGCTTTTCCCATTAATAAATATGCATCATCTACCCATTTATTATACTCACTTTTTCTGTAAAACTCTTTTTCTTTTTCGGTCATTTTGTATGCATGCTTACCTTTTTTTGGTTGTTTCCGTTCCGGCTTTACAGTTATTGAATGCATCTTTATCATCTTCACGGCTTTTTTTATAGATTCATCCATATCACCGGAGATTGAATTTATTATATCCTCACGTTCATTTTTATAAACAGGTAATAATTGGGTGTAATTTTCGGAAGTATTCTCAACTGTTTCCAGTCCTTTTTTAAAATTTTCGTATCCGTTAAAGTATATATTAAAATAACCGGTAGTGTTATGATAAAATCTTGTCATTGCAGTATTTTTTTCAGTAGAACAAGATTGTGTTACTACAACAAAAAATACAAATAAAGATAAATAAAGAAGAGACCTTTTCAAAGTGTTATGTTTTATTTAATCTGCAAATTTACATTTTTAACAAGCTTTTTAAAAAAATATTGTTTGAATTATTGAAATTAATTATAAATTCAAATTGTTAAAATTATTGTTTAAAGAAAAAGTGTAATATTACATTAATATATTCATGCAAAAACAATAGACTTTATATCTTTACGAAATATTAATTAAAAAAATAAAATTGTAAGATGAAGGTTTATAAATTGTTGCTTTTTTTAGGATTCAGTTTTATTCTGACAAACATTTATGCTCAAAGCAAAGTGCCTGATATTTATTCTGATATATTTATTGATGAAAGCGGAAATTATTATCATAAACTTCTCGGAAAAAAGTTTTATGCTAAAAAATATGATTCTTTTATGTCCCTTGAAAATATGCAGGGTAATCCTAAGGGAACAAAAAACGGAATTGAGTTTTATTTCGGCAGTAATGATTTTGAAGGGAAGTTATATTACGGATTAATTGACTATACAGACTCGAAGCATCCGATGCCTGTTTGGTTTAAGAAGACGGCAAGCATTAAAAACGGAAAAACTGAGATTAATATTCAGGATAACCTTTCAGGAAAATATGATATGTCGGAATGGGAGAAGAAAGGGAACGGTACTCTCGGTTATAGGGTAGCAAATAATAAAGGAGAGTTACTTTATGACGGGTTTATAGCTTTTGAGAAAACAAAGGCAGGGTTTAAAATAATTCCGACTGTTATCGAAGGACCGTTCGTAAATTTAATAAATGAAACAGGTGTCGTAATTTCCTTTGAAACAAATTTTAAGATTAAAACAAATATTGTTGTTAACGGAAAATCTTTTTCTGATAAAGCAGAATGCAAACACCACGAAATAAAAATAACCGGGTTAAAACCTTCAACCGAATATAAATATAAAGTTAAATACGGAAACTTATCGCAGGAATATAGATTTAAAACTGCACACAAAAAAGGAGAAAGAAAGCCTTTTGTTTTTGCATATACAAGTGATTCTCGTGCAGGTCAGGGCGGAGGAGAACGCAATTTATTCGGAACTAATTTTTATATAATGAGAAAGATTGCTGCATTAGCGAACTTTAAGGATGTTGCATTTATGCAATTTACGGGAGATATGGTTAACGGATATTCTCACGACAAAAGAGACATTAACCTTCAATATGCCAACTGGAAAAGAGCAATTGAACCTTTTGCACATTATTATCCGATCATTGCCGGAATCGGAAATCATGAAGTTACCGGGAAAATATTCGTAAATGAAAAAGGATCTTGGAGAGCTGCAATTGACGGATTTCCTTTTGAAACAGAATCATCATCTGCAATATTTGCAACAAACTTTGTAAATCCGAAAAACGGACCGAAAAGCGAAGATGGTGCATATTATGATCCGAACCCGAATAAAACAGACTTTCCTCCTTATGATGAAACAGTTTTTTATTATATTTATGATAATATTGCTGTTATAGTTCTAAATTCGGATTATTGGTATGCTCCGTCTTTAAAGCGAAACAACAGAACAAGCGGTAACTTGCATGCTTATATTATGGATATGCAATTAGAATGGTTAGAGAAAACTATTTCAGAATTAGAAAAAGATGAAGATATCGACCATGTTTTTGTAACCCAACACACACCTGCTTTTCCTAACGGCGGACATGTAAAAGATGATATGTGGTATAACGGAAATAATAAATACAGACCTTATGTTGCCGGAGAACCTGTTAAAAAAGGAATAATTGAAAGAAGGGATGAATATTTAGATATTTTAATTAATAAAAGTACGAAAGTAGTTGCATTAATGACCGGAGACGAGCATAATTACAACAAAGTAAAAATTAGTCCGGATGTTAATATTTATCCTGAAAAATACGAGTTTGAAAAAATTAAAAGAAAAAGAACTATTTGGCAAATTAATAACGGTTCGGCAGGTGCACCGTATTATGCACAAGACAAAAATACCCCTTGGGCAAATTCAGTAAGCGGATTTACTACACAACAAGTATTAGTATTAATATATATTGAAGGAAAAAAAGTGTCAGTTAAAGTTGTGAATGCTGAAACATTTGAGTCGGTTGATGAATATATATTGAGAGATTAAATAAATATTAATGAACAAAAAAGTAATTATAAAACCTTCGGGAGATGAGGAAATCGTAAAACATTTGCAGGAGGTTTTAGATATTAATAATACTCTTGCAAGCTTGTTGACTCAGAGAGGAATAAAAACATTTGATGAGGCAAAAGCATTTTTTCGTCCTGAAATTGAGAAATTGCATGACCCGTTTTTGATGACAGACATGAACAAAGCTGTAGAACGCTTAAATGAAGCTGTTTCAAAAAGTGAAAGAATATTAATTTACGGCGATTATGATGTTGACGGAACAACTTCCGTTGCTTTGGTTTATTCATTTTTGCGAAATTATTCCGAGAATATTGATTTTTATATACCCGACAGATACAGTGAAGGGTACGGAATTTCCTACAAAGGTATTGATTATGCCGCAGATAATAATTTTAGCTTGGTAATTGCTTTAGATTGCGGAATAAAAGCCGTTGAAAAAATTGACTACGCTAATCAAAAAAATATAGATTTTATTATTTGTGACCATCATACCCCCGGAGAAAAAATCCCTGATGCTTATGCGGTTTTAGATCCTAAAAGAGAAGATTGTAACTATCCTGACAAAAATTTATCCGGTTGCGGTGTAGGATTTAAGTTTTTACAAGCATATTCTAATCGGAACCAAATAGAATTTAAAGAATTAGAGAAATATATAGATTTAGTTGTAGTAAGTATTGCCTCAGATATTGTTCCCGTAATAGGAGAAAACAGAATTTTAGCTTATTACGGATTAATAAAATTAAACAAGAACCCTTTAAAAGGTTTGGAAGTTATAAAAAGAATTTCCGGAGTAAGAGATAATGAAATGAGTATTTCTGATTGTGTTTTTAAAATAGGTCCGAGAATAAATGCAGCCGGAAGAATAAAATCCGGTAATGATGCTGTTAGGTTGCTTATTTCTGAAAATAGTAATTTGGCAAACGAAATTGCTCAAAAAATAGATGTTTATAATACCGAACGAAAAAATCTTGACAGAGATATTACTCATGAAGCATTACGGAAAATTGGAAATTGTGTTGATTTAAAGAACAGAAAATCAACTGTTCTGTATGATAAAGATTGGCACAAAGGTGTTGTAGGGATTGTTGCTTCGAGATTAACCGAAACATATTACAGACCGACTGTTGTTTTAACCGAATCAAACGGTATGGCAACCGGTTCGGCACGCTCTGTTTCAGATTTTAACATATATGATGCAATAAATTCTTGCAGTGATCTTTTAGAAAGTTTCGGAGGACATAAATTTGCAGCCGGCTTAACATTGAAACTTGAAAATATTGAGAAGTTTTCTGATTGTATCGAAAAATATGTAACAGAAAATATAACTCCTGAACAATTAATACCGCAAGTTAATGTTGATGCCGAATTAAGGTTCTCAGAAATTGACAGAAAATTTTATAATATTATGCGTCAGATGGCTCCTTTCGGTCCGGGAAATATGTCGCCGGTTTTTATTACAAAGGGTGTTTCTGATACCGGAACTTCAAAAAAAGTAGGAAGTAATAAAGAGCATTTAAAACTGGAAGTGGTTGATACCAACGGTGTTGTAATGTCGGGTATCGCATTTTCATTAGCTCCTGATTATTTTGAACCTATTTCAAATAAAGAGAAGTTTTCAATTTGTTATTCTATTGATAAAAACGAATTCAGAGGAGTTACTTCATTGCAATTAAGAGTTAAAGAAATTATTCTTGAATAAAATAACGTTGATTAAAAAGCTCCGGTGCAAAAAAAACAAGTTCAAAAGGTATTAATTTTTATTTTGAAAACGGTAATTGTATCATTGTCTTTATGGTACATATTGTATAAATTAAAGCAAAATAATATTTCTGAAATTAACTTTCCTGAATTTGATAGTTATCAAGTACTGTTTTTTGCTGTTGTAATTTTATTGATGCCTGTTAATTGGTTTGTTGAAACAATAAAATGGAAATTTCTGTTAAAAAATGTTGAAAAAATTTCTTACTCTAAATCTTTAAAAGCTGTTTTTTCAGGAATTACATTTGCAATATTTACACCGAACAGAACCGGCGAATTAGTCGGGCGAATTTTCGTGCTGAAAAAAGAAAACCGAGCAAAAGGAGTTTTTGCAACTGCAACCGGAAGTTTAAGCCAAATGATAATAACAATTTTAGCGGGTGTTATTGCAGGAATTACTTTTTTATTTCTTTATGATAATAAAATTCAAAATATTAACCCAAACTCACTGTTATTTATAAAGGTAACGGCAATTTTTGTTTTATTTTTAACTTTATTTGTATTGTTTAATTTACGCTTTATTGAGGCTTTGCTTAATAGGTTTAATAAATCTGAGAAGTTTATAAAAGCAATAGAAATTTTAACAAGTTATAAGAAGAAAGAGCTTGCTATTGTGTTGTTTCTCAGTTCTTTGAGGTATTTTGTTTTTTCCTGCCAGTTTTATTTCTTACTTGTATTATTTAATGTTGAAATAAGCTTCTTTAATTCTTTTATTTCGGTTGCTCTTACATATTTTATAAGTTCAATAATACCTTCTTTTACATTAACCGAAATAGGAATAAGAGGAAGTGCAGCAATTTTTTTTATAGGAATGTTTTCGATAAATATTCCGGGAATAATTGCTGCAACAGCATTACTGTGGATTATTAACTTGGCTGTTCCGGCAATTATAGGAGCCGGTTTGTTTTATTTAACAAAGTTATGAAGTTTAGATAATAAGAATGCCGATTTAAAAATATAAATCGGCATTCTTTATTTTTAAGTACTCTTTTATAGTTTAAACGCAACGCCTAAGTTCAAATAAGCAATTCCGTAACCTAATTCTACCATTCCTGCTATTTTAGGATTGAACCAGTAACGACCGCCTAAATACATAGACCATGCAATATCACTCCCGGTTGTTGAAGTTCCAAAAGAAACATCACCGATTTCACTGACACTTACTATATTATATCCAAGCATCATACCTGCATAAGTATCAAGTTTTTCGACTAACGGATAGTGAAAACTTCCGCGTGCACCGATTATAAAGCTTGTATAGTCATATCCGTATATGTCTCCAAACCAGTTATATCTTGCTCTTGCAGCAGTATATCCTAAGTATCCGCCCACACCAACGGATCCTTTTTCTAATACATCATTTAATATTCCGTATTCAAAAGAAGCAGAAATAGGAGGAACGGTTGTTGAAAAACCACTTCCTGTATAGAGAGTACTTCCCAAACCAACTCCTAAATTGATAACTTTATCTCCTTCCGAAAATGTTGATTCTTGTGCATTTGTAAAAGAAAATGCAAAAACTGAGATTAATGCACTTACTAATAATTTTTTCATAACTAATAATTTTTGTGGTTTTAAATTTAAGTTTACGAAAGTATATAATATTATGAATATATTTCCTATTGTAAAACATAAAAACTATAAAAAATCATCAAAATACCTCGTTATCTTTTTCATAAGATGAACTCGTGCTTTTCCTCGCATATTATGTTCACTTTCAGGATAAATAAAATAATCAATATCTGTTCCTGCATTAATACATGATTTTATAAAATCAATGCTGTTTTGCGGGACAACAACCGGGTCTTGGTAACCGTGAATCATTAATAACCGTCCTTTTAATTCCCCTGCTTTATTCAGTAAACTTGTTTTTTCAAAACCTTCGGGGTTTTCTTCGGGTGTGTCCATATAACGTTCTCCGTACATAACTTCATAATATTTCCAATCAATTACGGGTCCGCCTGCAACTCCTGTTTTAAAGGTTTCCGGGTAATTTATCATTAAAGAAGTTGTCATAAATCCTCCGTAACTCCACCCGTGAACTCCTATTCTGTTTGAATCGACATAAGATAATTTTTTCAGAAAATCAATACCTTTCATTTGGTCTTTCATTTCTTCTTGTCCGCATTGCCGGTGAATTATGCTTTCAAATTCAAAACCTCTGTTGTCGGAGCCTCTGTTATCAATGGTAAACATGATATAGCCTTTTTGTGCCATATAAAAATTCCACAGACGTGCACCTCCGAGCCATGAGTTTGTAACTAATTGTGCATGAGGACCTCCGTAAACATAAACAACTACGGGATATTTTTTAGTTTTATCAAAATCGGGAGGTGTAATTAATCTATAGTGTAAATCTGTTTTTCCGTCAGCTGCTTTTATCGTACCTAATGTTATTTCTCCGAGATTATATTCTGTTAAAGGATTTTTTGCCGAAAGTATGTTTGTAATAACTTTTCCTTTATTGTCAATTATTAAGTTGTTGTTTGGTGTTTTCGTATTTGAATAAGAATCAAAGATATACTTTTTTGAATTTGACAGTACAACATTATGAACCCCTTTTTCATTTGTTAATTTTTTAATTGCTCCGGTTGTGAAGTTAACTTTATACAAGTGATTTTCAATAGGGCTGTTTTTTGTTGCAGTAATAAAAAAGTCTTTATTTTTAGAATCAAAACCGAGAAAATCTTTTACAATCCAATTCCCTTTTGTAAGTTGTCGTATTAACTTACCTTCGGTATCATATAAATATAAATGATTAAATCCGTCTTTTTCGCTGTACCAAATAAATTGATTTTCCATATCGTCGGTAAAAATTAATTGATGTTCGGGTTCTACATATTTGTCATTTTTTTCTTCAAAAAGTGTTTTAATAAACTTTCCGTTTGAAGCATCATATTTATTTAATTTAAGATGATTTTGCCCTCTGTTTAAAACTCCTATATAAATATATTTCTCATTAGAGTCCCAAGTTATGCTTGTCAGGTAACGTTCGTTTGAAAAGTCCGTAACATCCGCAAAGACAGTTTTCCCGGTTTTTAAGTTGTAAATTCCGAGAGTAACTTCTTCGCTTTTTTCACCAATCATAGGATATTTTGTGTTATTTAAAGTTGCAATTCTTGTAGTAATATCAACAAGAGGATAATCAGCAACCATAGTTTCGTCTTTTCTGTAAAAAGCAATATAATTACCCGAAGGAGACCAAAAAATACCGTTATCAATTCCGAATTCTTGACGGTGAGTATATGAATTTCCGTTTACTATTCCTTTATTTGCATCTTCCGTAACAGGAACAGTTTTTGATTTTGAGTCTGAAAAGAATAAATTGTTATCAATAGTGTAAGCAACATAATTATTTGCTTCGCAGGGTTTTATGTTTTTAGCTTCTTTCGGAATAACAATGCTGAAATCAAATTTCTTATTCTTTAAATTGTAAATATAATAGTTCCCGTTTGCTTTAAAAGATAATTGATTTGCACTTAACCAAGAATAGTCCCAATATGGGAAATATTTAATCTCATTATTCCCGGTTTCTTTTAATGCAGAATTAATTTGCTCAAGACTAACAAGTGATTTTGTACTTATCCCTTTTTTATTAATCAAAATAATTTCTTTATAATCTTTTACATAAGTAAAATTATCTTCTGCATAAGTTTGAATTCCGTTAATGTGCTCAGGATAAAATTGTCGCCATTGCCCTGTAACGGCATCTTCAATTGTTAGTTTCTTATTTTGCGAGAAAGAAAATAAAACAGAACTTAAAAATATTGTTGTAAATAATAATCGTTTCATGTTATCAAGTTTAATAAAT
Proteins encoded in this window:
- a CDS encoding tetratricopeptide repeat protein, whose translation is MTRFYHNTTGYFNIYFNGYENFKKGLETVENTSENYTQLLPVYKNEREDIINSISGDMDESIKKAVKMIKMHSITVKPERKQPKKGKHAYKMTEKEKEFYRKSEYNKWVDDAYLLMGKAHYYKGDYIGSLRSLHVILNKFRKEEIRFYAMYWIARSHSAQSNFNEAGNYLKLIIEDNTHPKDLNFDIDMAYADIFIKQKKYDKALEKLKYLAKQIKRKKKKARITYLTAQIYQKINKGDKAIKLFEEVIKMNPPYEMVFSAKINMAKSFINSSEGSEKIRKILTKMLKDEKNIDFQDQIYYVLAGIEYKENNKEQAINYYKKSVAKSVSNNNQKALSYLALADIYFDKRFYLPAGEYYDSTMSVLNKKYPDYDLISKKANNLKDLTDNLKLINYEDSIQRIATMDSAKRIAYIERIIKKLIADEKSALNSGNNRMYDQFNRGDYNQNQAKGKWYFYNPQAISIGKSEFQKIWGKRKLEDHWRRKNKQVISENDEEEETAKVDSGRVTDNKKVEYYLQDLPLTDSLIALSNERIAKAYFDAGVVYERKMEDYPEAEKSYKTLNKRFPENDLIIESYFNLYLLNFTKTKNKTEAEKYRNKILNEFPYSKYAKILSDPNYLNKLKENKKKIDDLYSDAYNAYKSKKYNEAISKTEEAFNVSDNNHLSAKLLYIKGMSKGNLGNYSDMKSILEKLVKKHPKDEITPNAQAVLDLIASGKYDPDYYLKGQDSTYFYTVVTENSKTADKIKYLLTTFNAVTFPKGKFKIILENLGENNKAIIIKPFKNELAASEYKNKLIAEGKYNDIPFSDYEHFIISQTNLQKLKKLPIIEKYMKFYKENYK
- a CDS encoding metallophosphoesterase family protein, with product MKVYKLLLFLGFSFILTNIYAQSKVPDIYSDIFIDESGNYYHKLLGKKFYAKKYDSFMSLENMQGNPKGTKNGIEFYFGSNDFEGKLYYGLIDYTDSKHPMPVWFKKTASIKNGKTEINIQDNLSGKYDMSEWEKKGNGTLGYRVANNKGELLYDGFIAFEKTKAGFKIIPTVIEGPFVNLINETGVVISFETNFKIKTNIVVNGKSFSDKAECKHHEIKITGLKPSTEYKYKVKYGNLSQEYRFKTAHKKGERKPFVFAYTSDSRAGQGGGERNLFGTNFYIMRKIAALANFKDVAFMQFTGDMVNGYSHDKRDINLQYANWKRAIEPFAHYYPIIAGIGNHEVTGKIFVNEKGSWRAAIDGFPFETESSSAIFATNFVNPKNGPKSEDGAYYDPNPNKTDFPPYDETVFYYIYDNIAVIVLNSDYWYAPSLKRNNRTSGNLHAYIMDMQLEWLEKTISELEKDEDIDHVFVTQHTPAFPNGGHVKDDMWYNGNNKYRPYVAGEPVKKGIIERRDEYLDILINKSTKVVALMTGDEHNYNKVKISPDVNIYPEKYEFEKIKRKRTIWQINNGSAGAPYYAQDKNTPWANSVSGFTTQQVLVLIYIEGKKVSVKVVNAETFESVDEYILRD
- the recJ gene encoding single-stranded-DNA-specific exonuclease RecJ, with protein sequence MNKKVIIKPSGDEEIVKHLQEVLDINNTLASLLTQRGIKTFDEAKAFFRPEIEKLHDPFLMTDMNKAVERLNEAVSKSERILIYGDYDVDGTTSVALVYSFLRNYSENIDFYIPDRYSEGYGISYKGIDYAADNNFSLVIALDCGIKAVEKIDYANQKNIDFIICDHHTPGEKIPDAYAVLDPKREDCNYPDKNLSGCGVGFKFLQAYSNRNQIEFKELEKYIDLVVVSIASDIVPVIGENRILAYYGLIKLNKNPLKGLEVIKRISGVRDNEMSISDCVFKIGPRINAAGRIKSGNDAVRLLISENSNLANEIAQKIDVYNTERKNLDRDITHEALRKIGNCVDLKNRKSTVLYDKDWHKGVVGIVASRLTETYYRPTVVLTESNGMATGSARSVSDFNIYDAINSCSDLLESFGGHKFAAGLTLKLENIEKFSDCIEKYVTENITPEQLIPQVNVDAELRFSEIDRKFYNIMRQMAPFGPGNMSPVFITKGVSDTGTSKKVGSNKEHLKLEVVDTNGVVMSGIAFSLAPDYFEPISNKEKFSICYSIDKNEFRGVTSLQLRVKEIILE
- a CDS encoding flippase-like domain-containing protein, producing MQKKQVQKVLIFILKTVIVSLSLWYILYKLKQNNISEINFPEFDSYQVLFFAVVILLMPVNWFVETIKWKFLLKNVEKISYSKSLKAVFSGITFAIFTPNRTGELVGRIFVLKKENRAKGVFATATGSLSQMIITILAGVIAGITFLFLYDNKIQNINPNSLLFIKVTAIFVLFLTLFVLFNLRFIEALLNRFNKSEKFIKAIEILTSYKKKELAIVLFLSSLRYFVFSCQFYFLLVLFNVEISFFNSFISVALTYFISSIIPSFTLTEIGIRGSAAIFFIGMFSINIPGIIAATALLWIINLAVPAIIGAGLFYLTKL
- a CDS encoding S9 family peptidase, which codes for MKRLLFTTIFLSSVLFSFSQNKKLTIEDAVTGQWRQFYPEHINGIQTYAEDNFTYVKDYKEIILINKKGISTKSLVSLEQINSALKETGNNEIKYFPYWDYSWLSANQLSFKANGNYYIYNLKNKKFDFSIVIPKEAKNIKPCEANNYVAYTIDNNLFFSDSKSKTVPVTEDANKGIVNGNSYTHRQEFGIDNGIFWSPSGNYIAFYRKDETMVADYPLVDITTRIATLNNTKYPMIGEKSEEVTLGIYNLKTGKTVFADVTDFSNERYLTSITWDSNEKYIYIGVLNRGQNHLKLNKYDASNGKFIKTLFEEKNDKYVEPEHQLIFTDDMENQFIWYSEKDGFNHLYLYDTEGKLIRQLTKGNWIVKDFLGFDSKNKDFFITATKNSPIENHLYKVNFTTGAIKKLTNEKGVHNVVLSNSKKYIFDSYSNTKTPNNNLIIDNKGKVITNILSAKNPLTEYNLGEITLGTIKAADGKTDLHYRLITPPDFDKTKKYPVVVYVYGGPHAQLVTNSWLGGARLWNFYMAQKGYIMFTIDNRGSDNRGFEFESIIHRQCGQEEMKDQMKGIDFLKKLSYVDSNRIGVHGWSYGGFMTTSLMINYPETFKTGVAGGPVIDWKYYEVMYGERYMDTPEENPEGFEKTSLLNKAGELKGRLLMIHGYQDPVVVPQNSIDFIKSCINAGTDIDYFIYPESEHNMRGKARVHLMKKITRYFDDFL